CGAAGGTGCGCTCCACGACCCATCGACGGGGCCGGACGTCGAAGCCCTTACCTTGACAGTCCACTCGACGCTCTTGACGCGACATGGTCGCAGCCCGCCCCTCAGCGTCAGTCCGCATAGCCGCCGTCGGTAAAGATATGTCGGAGCCGCGGCCGGCGCGCGCGAGCGCGCCGTCGTGATCCCGCAAATCTGCGTTGTCAACCACCGGCCCAACCAATTGTCGGAAGGTATCAACGACGATGTGACGCTCGCCCTTTCATCCCTGATCCGTTGTGGCCGGCAATCAAACTTTCGATGGTCTCACACCTCTGATTGTCGATGTTTCCAGCGGACAGGATCAAGCGTCATGCGAAGATCGCCTTTCCGATCACGGGTGTCGAAGGCACGGCCATGTCGCGCGGCTCCAACATACCTGCGCCGAATGCCTGCCTGCCGGCATCGATGACCTTGGCAAAGGCTTCTGCCATCGCGGCCGGGTCGCCGGCGCCGGCAATCGCGGTGTTCAGCAGCACGGCATCGAAGCCCAGCTCCATGACGATGGCCGCATGCGAGGGCCGGCCGATACCGGCATCCACGATGAGCGGCACGTCGGGAAAATGCGCCCGCATCGATCGAAGCCCGGAAAGATTTTGTGGCCCTGCCGCAGATCCGATCGGCGCGCACCAGGGCATCAGCACCTGGCATCCGGCCTCGATCAGACGCTCGGCAACGACCAGATCGTCCGTCGTATAGGGAAAGACCTCGAAACCCTCGCCGGTGAGGATGCGTGCCGCTTCCACCAGCGCGAAGACATCCGGCTGAAGCGTGTCGTGATTGCCGATCACCTCCAGCTTGATCCAGTTGGTGCGAAAGACTTCCTTGGCCATCTTTGCCGTCAGCACCGCCTCGGATACGCCATGGCAGCCGGCCGTGTTGGGGAGAACGTGAACGCCGAGCGCACGGATCATGTCGAAGAAAGCGCCGCCATTGCGCCCGCCGGCCATTTCGCGGCGCAGCGACACGGTAACGATCTCGGTTTTAGAGCGCGTGATGGCTTCGGTCAGGATCGCCGGCGAGGGGTAACGCGCGGTGCCGAGAAATAGGCGTGATGTGATTTGGCTTCCGTAAAGATCAAGCATGCTCAGCCTCCCTGCATCGGGGTCAGGACCTCGATCCTGTCGTTGTCGTTCAGCATGTGCTCACCGCGATCCTCGCGATGAACCAGTTCGCCGTTGACGGCGGTCGCCAGCCAGTCGCCTTCGTAATCGAGTGCGGCCAGAAGCTGCGAAAGCGTCGTGGCCGCGATTGTCTGGGCTTCGCCATTGATGATCAGCTGCATTGGTGCTCCTTTGCTTCGGCTATTTGGAGAAAACGAGATCGGCGGCCTCGGCCG
The sequence above is drawn from the Rhizobium leguminosarum genome and encodes:
- a CDS encoding thiazole synthase, coding for MLDLYGSQITSRLFLGTARYPSPAILTEAITRSKTEIVTVSLRREMAGGRNGGAFFDMIRALGVHVLPNTAGCHGVSEAVLTAKMAKEVFRTNWIKLEVIGNHDTLQPDVFALVEAARILTGEGFEVFPYTTDDLVVAERLIEAGCQVLMPWCAPIGSAAGPQNLSGLRSMRAHFPDVPLIVDAGIGRPSHAAIVMELGFDAVLLNTAIAGAGDPAAMAEAFAKVIDAGRQAFGAGMLEPRDMAVPSTPVIGKAIFA
- the thiS gene encoding sulfur carrier protein ThiS, with product MQLIINGEAQTIAATTLSQLLAALDYEGDWLATAVNGELVHREDRGEHMLNDNDRIEVLTPMQGG